The Oryza sativa Japonica Group chromosome 11, ASM3414082v1 DNA window ctcCGTCCTCAACGATGCCATGAACCTCAACTGCTCCGTCCACGCCTTCGGCTTCCGCGACGCCCACAACGCAAGGGCCATGCACCGCATCGCCAACACCTCGGCCGGCACCTACGGCATCCTCAACGACGGCCACGACGGGCTCGCCGACGCCTTCGTCACCAGCGTCGGCAACATCAcctccatcgtcgccgtcgacgcggaGGTCAGCGTCTCCTGCAGCGGCGCggagtcgacggcggcgaagctGACGGCCATCGAGTCCGGCAGGTTCAAGCACGACATCAATGGTGGCGGAAAGCGCGGCACCATCCAGGCCGGCGCCCTCCAGGCCGGCGCGGTGAGGAGCTTCCTCGTCTACGTGGAcaacgtcggcgacgacgagctcgaACACCTGCCGAGCATGCTCACCGTCGGCGTGCAGTACGAGGACCgttcgacgacgacgtcgcAGAACGCGGCGGAGAACCAGGCCGGGCGAGAGATGGCACGGCGAACCGcccaggtcgtcgtcgtcagggACGGCGACGAGCACTCGAggttggtggcggcggagatcgTCCGCGTCGCGGCGATGAGGATCGTCGGCGAGATCATCAAAAATTACGGCGACAACGGGAgggcgctcgccggcgccgccgacgagctgcACAAGCAGTGGAGCCTCCTGAAGAAGTCGGAGTTCGCCAAGGAGGCCGCCCCGGCGTGCTTCGTCTCCGCGCTCGACGCGGAGATGTCGGAGATGGAGGCCACCCTGCGCCGGAGCTCCGGCATGTCGTACATGCTGTCGTGGCAGACCTGCCACTCCCTGCAGCACCTGCAGCACGcgcgttcgtcgtcgtcgccgtcggcgacgacgtcggtggcggcggcggcgaaggggaacggcggcgcgtcggctgtggcggcggcagcgcggcagAGCTTCacggcgggaggggcggcggcgatgggcaaGTTCGTGTGGTCCGGAGCtcatcacggcggcggcggcggcggcggcgagaggaagcGCAAGTACCAGAGCTCGGAGATGGAGATGATCGAGCAGCGGCTGGCGTACTGGACCAAGGTGAAGTGCGAGCTGCCGCCGATGCATCACGACGGCGAGTGCCCCGACCACATGACCACCATCTTCCGCGATGCCTCCCGCGACTCCATCGACCGCGCCATGTTCCACGACGTCTTCTTGGTAATAAAAACTCATTTACTCCTACTCCATGTctccatccattccataggtcatactccctctatttcgtatattataagtcgttttaatttattttctaatcgaactttttaaaatttgaccaaatttatagaaaaatatgataacatttttaacacaaaacatattatcaaaatatattcaatataatatttaatGGAACTAATTTCGTGCTGTAAATGTTTCTATAAACATGGTCAAACATAAAGAagttttactagaaaaaattcaaaaacaaCCCAtaatttgaaacggatggagtataatataggtttgtctagattcattgtgcTATATTATGTAACATCCGAAGGTTATTATATTATTGGACGGATCGAGTACTAATTAGTATACTCTCCGTTTGGTCATATTACAAGACTATCAATTTGACCTTTTTTCTAAGTAGGTTTTAAAGCtagatcaaatttatagaaaaatactcACTtaatttcaggttataagatgttttgactttggtcaaagtcaaattactttaagtttaactaattatgtagaaaaaaagtagtaatatttacaacaccagcataattttattaaattaattgaataaattttcataatatatttgtcttgggttaaaaatattactattttttaaaaaaattagtcaaacttataatagtttgattttgatcaaagttaaagcGTCTTAtgatctgaaacggagggagtataagattattttcaaaacaaaacaaatatattatcaaaatatatttaatgttaaattttAATGAAACAATTTGCGTGTTCTAGATGTTGATAAATTAGGTTAG harbors:
- the LOC107277030 gene encoding E3 ubiquitin-protein ligase WAV3, whose translation is MSQAQAANTVQVTAYAKVDAVHVDAVKQRPGVPVLVRVVAPPPAAASSERAPIDLVAVLDVSCCGGLGPVNRMDLLKKAMGFVIDKLGEHDRLAVVPVQASAAIAEKHDLVEMNAEGRKEATRMVQSSLTVTGENKLSTALKKAATILEGRKDHDKKRPGFIVLISDGDDASVLNDAMNLNCSVHAFGFRDAHNARAMHRIANTSAGTYGILNDGHDGLADAFVTSVGNITSIVAVDAEVSVSCSGAESTAAKLTAIESGRFKHDINGGGKRGTIQAGALQAGAVRSFLVYVDNVGDDELEHLPSMLTVGVQYEDRSTTTSQNAAENQAGREMARRTAQVVVVRDGDEHSRLVAAEIVRVAAMRIVGEIIKNYGDNGRALAGAADELHKQWSLLKKSEFAKEAAPACFVSALDAEMSEMEATLRRSSGMSYMLSWQTCHSLQHLQHARSSSSPSATTSVAAAAKGNGGASAVAAAARQSFTAGGAAAMGKFVWSGAHHGGGGGGGERKRKYQSSEMEMIEQRLAYWTKVKCELPPMHHDGECPDHMTTIFRDASRDSIDRAMFHDVFLAVVHATGRRSSKSGGGGDSSCGL